A part of Legionella sainthelensi genomic DNA contains:
- the cfa gene encoding cyclopropane fatty acyl phospholipid synthase: MSQGMIKKIVLDLLHSAGISPNGPNPCDIQIHNDEFYQRVFNHGALGLGETYMEEWWDCKSLDQFFTQILQANLERKIRTNKWLWPKLLLLKLVNYQSKKRSLEVGRLHYDLGNELFESMLDTRMNYTCGYWKNASDLDTAQINKLDLSCQKLKLEPGMRVLDIGCGFGAFAKYAAENYGVSVVGITISKEQCHYAKQNCAGLPIEIRFQDYRDLHEQFDRVISLGMFEHVGYKNYRTYMQKARECLKGNGLFLLHTIGSTLTQTTGDPWINKYIFPNGMLPSMEQLSKASEGLFIMENWVNFGAYYDHTLMAWHERFEKNWAQLQERYDHRFYRMWRYYLLACAGTFRSRNTQLWQIVFSKHGIPGGYEEPLFTGIKKEAQKANGPLMLNYPDETRSILA, encoded by the coding sequence ATGAGTCAGGGAATGATTAAAAAAATTGTATTAGACCTTTTGCATTCAGCCGGAATTTCACCCAACGGTCCTAACCCTTGTGATATTCAAATCCATAATGATGAATTTTATCAACGTGTTTTTAATCATGGTGCTTTAGGGCTTGGTGAAACATATATGGAGGAATGGTGGGATTGTAAAAGCCTCGATCAATTTTTTACTCAAATTCTCCAGGCTAATCTTGAGCGCAAAATTCGCACCAACAAGTGGCTATGGCCTAAATTGCTTCTCCTCAAATTGGTTAACTATCAATCTAAAAAACGTTCTTTAGAAGTGGGAAGACTGCATTATGATCTGGGCAATGAATTATTTGAGTCGATGCTAGATACCCGAATGAATTACACGTGCGGCTATTGGAAAAATGCCAGTGACCTGGACACAGCGCAAATCAATAAATTGGATTTAAGTTGTCAAAAACTAAAACTTGAACCCGGGATGCGTGTATTGGACATAGGATGTGGATTCGGCGCTTTTGCAAAATATGCAGCAGAGAATTATGGGGTCAGCGTAGTAGGGATCACTATCTCCAAAGAACAGTGTCATTATGCAAAACAAAATTGTGCCGGTTTACCCATTGAAATTCGTTTCCAAGATTACCGTGATCTCCATGAACAATTTGATCGTGTGATTTCATTAGGAATGTTTGAGCATGTAGGCTATAAAAATTACCGTACCTATATGCAAAAAGCCAGAGAGTGTCTCAAAGGTAATGGGCTTTTTTTATTACATACCATTGGCAGTACCCTCACTCAAACTACAGGAGATCCCTGGATTAACAAATATATTTTCCCCAATGGCATGCTTCCTTCCATGGAACAACTTAGCAAAGCTTCAGAGGGATTATTTATTATGGAAAACTGGGTTAATTTTGGCGCATATTATGATCATACCCTAATGGCGTGGCATGAACGTTTTGAAAAAAACTGGGCACAATTACAAGAGCGATATGATCATCGTTTTTATCGTATGTGGCGTTATTATTTATTGGCCTGCGCCGGCACTTTTCGTTCGCGTAATACGCAATTGTGGCAAATTGTTTTTTCAAAACACGGAATTCCAGGAGGATATGAAGAACCTCTATTCACTGGGATTAAAAAAGAGGCTCAGAAAGCGAATGGACCACTCATGTTAAACTATCCTGATGAAACTCGAAGTATACTGGCGTAA
- a CDS encoding transporter substrate-binding domain-containing protein: MKLLNNTNIGITDKDYWKQFKKLNLKGTNFDFFDQDDALINALKVGKIKFALIDSYTARYWEVNSPNAIKDLGPITTLEYFAAIATNPNDPALHHEINKALTDYFHSQGVITNYHTNLIHF, encoded by the coding sequence ATGAAGTTGTTGAATAATACGAATATTGGAATTACAGATAAAGATTATTGGAAGCAGTTTAAAAAATTAAACCTTAAAGGCACCAACTTTGATTTTTTCGATCAAGATGATGCATTAATTAATGCTCTCAAAGTTGGAAAGATAAAATTTGCATTGATAGATTCGTATACTGCACGTTATTGGGAAGTGAACTCACCGAATGCAATTAAAGACTTAGGCCCTATCACTACCCTTGAGTACTTTGCAGCTATTGCTACTAATCCAAATGATCCCGCACTTCACCATGAAATTAACAAAGCATTAACTGATTATTTCCACAGTCAGGGGGTTATAACTAATTATCATACCAATTTGATTCATTTTTAA
- a CDS encoding L-threonylcarbamoyladenylate synthase — protein sequence MPLITTNIDRAIHDLQQGKPVAIPTETVYGLAAPINNEKAIKAVFAIKNRPLNHPLIIHVAQDWALDLLVKDIPAYAQQLIKKFWPGPLTLVFHCKQNQITPLITGGQTTVAIRCPAHPIAQELLKKLGVPLVAPSANPFGKVSPTTAGHVSESFPNQELTILDGGRCTVGIESTIIDATDPKNYQILRHGIIDEKAIAELIALPSLRGENSLRVPGKLDSHYQPQKKLYYFDGYDLLTHFCQKHGDNIYVIASKKPMSIREEYFHLLEDNPEKVAFDLYYQLRKADASNADVIVIELPPASGAWQGVRERILKAGAPYPA from the coding sequence ATGCCTTTAATTACTACCAATATTGATCGAGCGATTCACGATTTGCAACAAGGAAAACCTGTTGCTATCCCTACAGAAACTGTCTATGGCTTAGCTGCTCCTATCAATAATGAGAAGGCAATTAAGGCTGTTTTTGCTATAAAAAATAGACCGTTAAACCATCCTTTAATTATACATGTGGCTCAAGATTGGGCGCTTGATCTGTTGGTTAAAGACATTCCAGCTTACGCACAACAATTAATCAAAAAATTCTGGCCAGGCCCTTTAACGCTTGTTTTCCATTGCAAACAAAATCAAATTACCCCTTTGATAACTGGTGGCCAAACGACGGTAGCAATCAGATGTCCTGCTCACCCCATCGCCCAGGAGTTATTAAAAAAATTGGGTGTGCCACTCGTTGCGCCTTCAGCAAATCCATTTGGAAAAGTCAGCCCCACTACAGCAGGGCATGTAAGTGAATCGTTTCCTAATCAAGAACTAACTATATTGGATGGAGGTCGTTGTACTGTAGGGATAGAATCAACCATCATTGATGCAACAGATCCCAAGAATTATCAAATTTTACGACATGGAATCATTGATGAAAAAGCCATAGCAGAACTAATCGCTCTTCCATCTTTGCGCGGCGAAAACTCATTACGTGTTCCGGGGAAATTAGACAGTCATTACCAACCCCAAAAAAAGCTGTATTATTTTGATGGCTATGACTTGCTCACTCATTTTTGTCAAAAACATGGAGATAACATTTACGTTATAGCAAGCAAAAAACCAATGAGTATTCGAGAAGAATATTTTCACTTACTTGAAGATAATCCTGAAAAAGTAGCGTTTGATTTATACTATCAATTAAGAAAGGCTGATGCTTCTAATGCGGATGTTATTGTCATAGAGCTTCCCCCTGCTTCAGGGGCATGGCAAGGAGTACGGGAGCGTATCCTTAAAGCAGGCGCTCCTTACCCGGCTTAA
- a CDS encoding glycerophosphodiester phosphodiesterase — MLLSLLGKTVDGYFAFIPRNKPSLERIQPIRLIAHRGAHNRAEGIIENTLPAFALAKDLGCWGIEFDVRSTADNVFVVNHDATLKRLWGHNQEIAKITFNELRALVPDIPTLAEVVALYGKSMHLFIELKTPIHHEEILVAQLRELSAGENYHFLTLNSSIFSSLTQIPKESLLLVASHNNVQEFCNLCIRENYGGVLGHYLMIHKKAINQLRATQKIVGVGLVDSKYSLYRELNRKLNWIFTDRAAETSIYLQSLQNKEEKNKL, encoded by the coding sequence GTGTTACTGAGTTTATTAGGAAAAACTGTAGATGGCTATTTTGCGTTTATCCCTAGAAATAAGCCATCGCTTGAACGGATACAGCCCATTCGTTTAATTGCCCATAGAGGAGCTCATAATCGTGCCGAGGGAATTATTGAAAATACACTTCCTGCTTTCGCCTTAGCCAAAGATTTGGGATGTTGGGGGATTGAGTTTGATGTACGTAGTACAGCAGATAATGTATTCGTTGTTAATCATGATGCGACATTGAAACGTCTTTGGGGACATAATCAAGAAATCGCTAAAATTACCTTTAATGAACTGCGCGCGCTTGTTCCTGACATTCCTACGCTTGCAGAAGTAGTTGCTCTATATGGCAAGAGCATGCATTTATTTATTGAATTAAAAACTCCTATCCATCATGAAGAAATCTTGGTGGCGCAATTACGAGAATTATCCGCTGGAGAGAACTACCATTTCTTGACTCTAAACTCATCAATTTTTTCTTCTTTGACGCAAATTCCCAAAGAATCTTTATTATTAGTCGCCTCGCATAATAACGTACAGGAATTTTGTAATTTATGTATCAGAGAAAATTATGGAGGCGTATTAGGTCATTATCTTATGATTCACAAAAAGGCAATCAATCAATTAAGGGCAACCCAAAAAATTGTGGGTGTCGGTTTGGTCGATTCGAAGTACAGCTTATATAGGGAATTGAATCGAAAACTCAATTGGATTTTTACCGATCGTGCTGCTGAAACAAGCATCTACTTGCAATCCTTACAAAATAAGGAAGAAAAAAACAAATTATAG
- a CDS encoding efflux transporter outer membrane subunit, which yields MSKHKKDNWYFGRCNKRFNPYFKKASGMGAVLVFFLLSNCTVGPDYKRPTQILPQSYTKKSLGKKTPATATKMGEAQYFAPNKELPKQWWQLFHSKDLDDVVLASIQHNPTVTSAQESLSIALENAYAGKGALLPFVGSSFSPTYQQTAKILTSVLASNQYLYSLFTGQLYVSYTPDVFGGTRRQIESLVAQVEVQHFQLEATYLTLTTNVVNAVIQEAALREQITVTQHMIADQKKLLAILKQQLKLGDTALSNVATQQAALAASEAMLPPLEKQLAIQRDLLNALTGRFPDDQNTPQFRLSSLHLPRELPLSVPAKLLENRPDIRAAEAQMHAANALIGVAIANRLPNVTINSSGTNLGSAATTIGTLLQSNTQFWAMAGIITQPIFDAGTLRHKQRAAEANYRQAAADYRATVINAFQNVADTLKAIQSDAISLKTASNAERAAFTSLNIARRQFALGDSSTVGLILNEITYQQAKLNLIQAQANRLADTVALFQALGGGWQSASESKNF from the coding sequence ATGAGTAAGCATAAAAAAGACAATTGGTATTTTGGGCGGTGTAATAAGCGCTTTAACCCATATTTTAAAAAAGCTTCGGGTATGGGCGCTGTACTTGTATTTTTTCTCTTAAGTAACTGTACGGTTGGTCCTGATTATAAAAGGCCGACACAAATACTTCCTCAGTCGTATACGAAAAAATCATTGGGGAAAAAAACACCTGCAACGGCTACAAAAATGGGTGAGGCACAATATTTTGCCCCAAACAAAGAACTTCCAAAACAATGGTGGCAATTATTCCATTCCAAAGATCTCGATGATGTGGTTTTAGCAAGTATACAGCATAATCCCACCGTAACTTCAGCTCAAGAATCCTTATCTATTGCTCTTGAAAATGCCTATGCTGGAAAAGGTGCTCTACTTCCCTTTGTAGGGAGCTCCTTTTCACCCACTTACCAGCAAACGGCAAAAATTCTTACCAGCGTTTTGGCAAGCAACCAATACTTATATTCTTTATTTACCGGTCAGCTTTATGTTTCTTACACTCCCGATGTTTTTGGAGGGACACGACGCCAGATAGAATCATTGGTTGCCCAGGTAGAGGTGCAACACTTTCAGTTAGAAGCAACGTATTTGACCCTAACGACAAATGTGGTCAATGCCGTCATCCAGGAAGCGGCTTTGCGCGAGCAAATTACTGTAACCCAGCATATGATTGCCGATCAAAAAAAGCTTTTGGCAATTCTGAAACAACAGTTAAAATTGGGTGATACAGCGTTATCCAACGTTGCTACCCAACAAGCAGCATTAGCTGCATCAGAAGCAATGCTTCCTCCGTTGGAAAAACAACTTGCGATTCAGCGTGATTTGCTGAATGCATTAACTGGGCGATTTCCAGACGATCAAAATACACCTCAATTTCGCTTAAGCTCCTTACATCTTCCAAGAGAGCTTCCTCTTTCTGTGCCGGCAAAATTACTCGAAAATCGACCCGATATTCGGGCTGCAGAGGCACAAATGCATGCAGCAAATGCATTGATTGGGGTTGCTATCGCAAATCGATTGCCGAATGTGACGATTAATAGTAGCGGTACTAATCTCGGAAGCGCAGCCACTACTATAGGGACTTTATTGCAATCTAATACTCAATTCTGGGCAATGGCTGGGATTATCACACAACCCATTTTTGATGCAGGGACTTTACGCCATAAACAACGTGCTGCGGAAGCCAACTACAGGCAAGCTGCCGCAGACTATCGCGCAACAGTCATTAATGCCTTCCAAAATGTGGCCGATACCTTAAAAGCAATTCAATCTGATGCCATTTCTCTAAAAACAGCAAGTAACGCAGAACGTGCGGCTTTCACAAGCCTGAACATTGCTCGACGCCAATTTGCATTGGGTGATAGCAGCACTGTAGGATTAATTCTCAATGAGATAACTTATCAACAGGCCAAATTAAATTTAATTCAAGCACAAGCCAATCGGCTAGCAGATACGGTTGCTCTTTTTCAGGCTCTAGGAGGAGGGTGGCAGAGTGCTTCAGAGAGTAAAAATTTTTAA
- a CDS encoding efflux RND transporter permease subunit, translating to MIDKLITACFHRRHIAWGAAILIGFYGYISGTQMMVEAYPELDDVSVSVTTQVPGLAAEEIEQQITIPLERALVSVPNISVLRSSSTFALSLITMVFKDGTDEYFPRERVQEVLSQASLPPGIFPSLDPLVGSSSEIYRYTLTSNTKTLMELSEIQRWLIIPKLKQAPGISDVVNFGGLTKEFQLTLDPLKMRVYNLSLNDISNAINNNTTFAGGGRVTRGEQSYIIRGRGQVHTLDELGAIVVKQHNGVPVLIRDLGKLEFGHKEREGILGKNHNSDTIEGIVLMRKGENAGKILDGVHAKLDALQEQLKTMGVAIVPCLDRDKLVNLTVDKIKHTVIEGIVFVSLVLMLFLGSWRSALVVTVAIPAALVTVFIFMNLTQMPANLFSLGSIDFGVIVDGAIVVMEAILRQREQNPGKMLTVEDTLKVTNYVARPIFFATLIIISAYLPLFAFEHAEGKLFTPMAYTVSYALLGALICSLVLIPGLAYTALRKPQKVFHNYPLIWLTKRYQSLLRQLLKRAYIAYVLGIITLVLVVFLGITAGREFLPELDEGSLWLQVDLPPGLSLEKANQMAGSLRDTLLEYPEVSYVITQVGRNDEGTDPWTPSHMEVPVGLNPYAQWPNHETKAQFIAKLTKRFARMPGYTIGISQPIIDNVNDMIAGAHSPLALRIYGDDLRECRRIANQIVALLKTIPGTASASVFQEPPIPQITIQADREKIARYGINVADITNLIQTGLSGSPIASIYEGSRVYNATVRFPKTNKNSIESLGNLFLTSSDGAKIPLSELAKIEYKTGESTIAHEMGEREITVRMDNRGRDLTSYLNEAKRRIADEVKFDAQQIRLEWAGQFESQERAEKRLIYILGLMFVLMGLILFFEFQKLHLVFLILGVVPMATLGGLVTLHITGETFNVATAVGFIALFGVSIQNAIIMIANIRRVRKTNKSLNRAVVSGAAERLRPILMTATVASFGMLPAALATGVGTDVQRGLATIIVGGLAVSTLLTLFILPTYYYTLEHFIEHGRSSMRRWRWRR from the coding sequence ATGATTGATAAACTAATCACTGCATGTTTCCATCGTCGCCACATTGCATGGGGCGCTGCAATTCTGATTGGCTTTTATGGCTATATTTCGGGTACCCAAATGATGGTTGAGGCTTATCCTGAGCTTGATGATGTAAGTGTTTCTGTTACTACTCAAGTACCTGGATTAGCCGCAGAAGAAATAGAGCAGCAAATTACTATACCTTTAGAGCGTGCACTGGTGAGTGTACCCAATATATCCGTTCTACGCTCCAGCAGCACTTTTGCCTTATCATTAATTACTATGGTTTTTAAGGATGGAACAGATGAATATTTTCCCCGAGAGCGTGTTCAGGAAGTTTTAAGCCAAGCATCCTTACCTCCGGGTATTTTTCCTTCTTTGGACCCTCTCGTTGGCTCAAGTAGCGAAATCTATCGCTACACGCTTACATCTAATACTAAAACCCTGATGGAATTATCGGAAATTCAACGTTGGTTGATTATTCCCAAACTGAAACAAGCTCCAGGTATTTCTGATGTGGTTAATTTTGGAGGGCTGACTAAAGAGTTTCAGCTTACCCTCGATCCACTGAAAATGCGAGTTTATAACCTTTCTTTAAATGACATTAGTAATGCAATAAACAACAATACTACCTTCGCTGGGGGCGGCCGTGTTACTCGCGGGGAACAAAGTTACATTATTCGTGGAAGAGGCCAGGTACATACCTTGGACGAGCTAGGCGCTATAGTGGTCAAACAACACAATGGTGTTCCGGTACTAATCCGTGATCTTGGCAAACTTGAGTTCGGCCATAAAGAGCGTGAAGGGATATTAGGGAAAAATCATAATTCCGATACGATTGAAGGGATTGTCCTCATGCGTAAGGGGGAGAATGCGGGAAAAATATTGGACGGAGTACATGCCAAATTAGATGCATTGCAAGAGCAACTTAAGACCATGGGAGTGGCCATCGTTCCTTGTCTTGATCGTGATAAATTGGTAAACCTTACCGTTGACAAAATAAAGCATACCGTCATTGAAGGAATCGTCTTTGTCTCGCTTGTATTGATGCTTTTTCTTGGGAGTTGGCGTAGTGCGCTAGTCGTCACAGTTGCGATTCCTGCAGCGTTAGTGACTGTATTTATTTTCATGAATTTAACTCAAATGCCTGCGAATCTCTTTTCCCTGGGCTCTATTGATTTTGGCGTCATTGTGGATGGGGCAATCGTCGTAATGGAAGCAATTTTGCGCCAGAGGGAACAAAATCCTGGAAAAATGCTGACCGTAGAAGATACATTAAAAGTAACCAACTATGTGGCTAGACCTATATTTTTTGCAACTTTAATTATCATCTCTGCGTATTTACCATTATTTGCGTTTGAACATGCGGAAGGTAAACTGTTTACCCCCATGGCCTATACGGTAAGTTATGCTCTTTTAGGTGCATTAATCTGCTCTTTGGTACTTATTCCAGGCTTGGCCTATACCGCGTTACGTAAGCCACAAAAAGTATTTCATAATTACCCCCTTATTTGGTTAACAAAACGTTATCAATCGCTGTTACGTCAATTGCTTAAACGCGCTTATATCGCTTATGTATTAGGGATAATTACATTAGTCTTGGTCGTATTTTTAGGAATTACAGCAGGCCGTGAGTTTTTACCGGAATTGGATGAGGGATCACTGTGGTTGCAAGTCGATTTGCCGCCGGGTTTATCCTTGGAAAAAGCCAATCAAATGGCGGGTTCATTACGCGATACACTTCTTGAATACCCTGAAGTTTCTTATGTGATCACCCAAGTAGGGCGCAATGATGAGGGGACTGATCCCTGGACTCCTTCTCATATGGAGGTTCCTGTCGGTTTAAACCCTTACGCACAATGGCCTAATCATGAAACGAAAGCCCAATTTATCGCAAAGCTTACAAAACGATTTGCCAGGATGCCAGGTTATACCATAGGAATAAGCCAACCTATTATTGACAATGTGAATGACATGATAGCTGGAGCACATAGCCCGCTTGCTTTAAGAATTTATGGTGATGATTTACGTGAATGTCGCCGTATAGCCAATCAAATTGTTGCACTATTAAAAACTATTCCGGGAACTGCCTCTGCGTCTGTATTCCAAGAGCCACCCATTCCGCAAATAACGATTCAGGCCGATAGAGAAAAAATAGCTCGTTATGGTATTAATGTTGCTGATATCACTAATTTAATTCAAACAGGTCTTAGCGGATCCCCGATTGCCTCCATTTATGAGGGGAGTCGCGTTTATAACGCTACCGTACGTTTTCCTAAAACGAATAAAAACAGCATTGAATCTTTAGGGAATTTATTTCTAACCAGTTCAGATGGCGCCAAAATACCTTTATCAGAATTAGCCAAAATTGAATATAAGACTGGTGAGAGCACTATTGCTCATGAAATGGGCGAGCGAGAAATCACGGTACGTATGGATAATCGTGGTCGAGATCTTACTTCTTATCTCAATGAAGCCAAACGTCGCATTGCTGATGAAGTAAAATTTGATGCACAACAAATTCGTCTGGAATGGGCGGGTCAATTTGAGAGTCAGGAGCGCGCAGAAAAACGATTAATCTATATCTTAGGCCTTATGTTCGTCCTCATGGGATTGATTTTATTCTTTGAATTCCAAAAATTACACCTCGTTTTTCTTATTTTGGGCGTAGTTCCAATGGCAACTTTAGGCGGGCTGGTCACACTTCATATTACAGGAGAAACGTTCAATGTTGCTACCGCGGTTGGTTTTATCGCGCTTTTTGGTGTTTCCATACAAAACGCAATTATCATGATTGCAAATATTAGAAGGGTGCGCAAAACCAATAAATCGTTAAATCGTGCTGTGGTATCTGGTGCAGCTGAACGGTTGCGACCTATACTCATGACTGCAACAGTGGCTTCCTTTGGTATGCTTCCTGCTGCATTAGCAACTGGAGTTGGAACAGATGTACAACGGGGGTTAGCTACAATAATCGTTGGCGGTTTGGCGGTATCTACTTTATTAACTTTATTTATTTTACCTACCTACTATTACACCTTGGAACACTTCATTGAACACGGTAGAAGCAGTATGCGCCGATGGAGATGGAGGCGATGA
- a CDS encoding efflux RND transporter periplasmic adaptor subunit, giving the protein MDIRSLFSTFHDPDKNQAPRAKIVRIILLLLLLFIFMLLIRGCLTLMSSSPKKAVTPMLIRKDHRIFVPENSPLRAQLMIRPVKTSKKPHRVFLPGAVEADPVRTVNILPPLTGHLTELNIKLGDEVKSNQNLATLQSAGLAQAYSDMAKAMSILKQTQETLNRAQKVNRAGANSVKDIEQAQSNYTQALAEVQRAQATLKSLGNNEPGMLRIQAPIDGKVIAINYGVGSYINDPTAPILTLSNIQSVWIAACVPEHLIALVNKGLKTSISLIAYPNQIWEGKVAFVDNLIDPNTRCNKTRIAFTNANHKLQPNMFATVQMDLPQEEQVIVPLSAIIMNDDTTSVYVETAPWTFESRAVVLGPEDKNVVRITSGLKRGDRVVVSGGILVND; this is encoded by the coding sequence ATGGATATACGCTCTTTATTTTCTACTTTTCATGATCCTGATAAAAATCAGGCTCCTCGTGCCAAAATAGTTCGAATTATTCTCCTGTTGCTGCTGCTTTTTATTTTTATGCTTTTGATTAGGGGGTGCCTGACTCTTATGAGCAGTAGCCCTAAAAAAGCAGTTACTCCCATGCTTATTCGCAAAGATCATCGCATATTCGTCCCAGAAAATTCTCCTTTGCGCGCCCAGCTCATGATCCGTCCCGTTAAAACATCGAAAAAACCCCATCGCGTTTTTTTACCCGGAGCAGTTGAAGCCGATCCGGTACGTACAGTAAATATTCTTCCACCACTGACAGGGCATCTGACAGAACTGAATATCAAGCTCGGTGATGAAGTAAAAAGTAATCAAAATTTAGCCACTTTACAATCAGCAGGTTTAGCCCAAGCATATTCTGATATGGCAAAAGCAATGAGTATCTTGAAGCAGACTCAAGAAACATTAAATCGAGCCCAAAAAGTCAATCGCGCAGGAGCTAATTCAGTCAAAGATATTGAACAAGCGCAAAGCAACTACACTCAAGCCCTTGCCGAAGTACAACGTGCGCAGGCGACATTAAAATCATTAGGTAACAATGAGCCTGGTATGTTACGCATTCAAGCGCCTATTGATGGCAAAGTAATTGCGATCAATTATGGTGTAGGCTCATACATTAATGATCCGACAGCACCTATATTGACACTATCTAATATTCAGTCTGTCTGGATTGCAGCTTGTGTTCCAGAACATTTAATTGCGCTAGTCAATAAAGGACTCAAAACATCCATTTCATTAATTGCTTACCCTAATCAAATTTGGGAAGGGAAAGTGGCATTTGTTGATAATTTAATTGATCCTAACACCCGATGTAATAAAACACGCATTGCTTTTACAAATGCGAATCATAAATTGCAGCCTAATATGTTTGCTACAGTGCAAATGGATTTGCCGCAAGAAGAACAGGTCATTGTGCCGTTATCTGCAATTATTATGAATGATGATACTACCTCTGTGTATGTTGAAACAGCCCCATGGACTTTTGAATCACGTGCTGTGGTGCTCGGCCCTGAAGATAAAAATGTGGTACGGATTACCTCAGGATTAAAACGCGGTGATCGTGTTGTTGTTTCTGGAGGAATACTGGTCAATGATTGA
- a CDS encoding glutathione S-transferase family protein — protein sequence MYTLYSFGTPNGIKPTIILEELSQPYTIQLIDISKGEQFNPEFLKISPNNKIPVLYDSQEDFYLFESVAILQYLAEKHGKFLPSTLQAKYTILQWCYFQAAHIGPMFGQLGHFHRAAPEQIPYALKRYTDECDRLLSVMEKQLIKRPFIGGDDYTIADMAIWPWIYCFQVIYKQTIDTQRFTHLLAWYQRLGERTAVQAALKAYELSMEGKI from the coding sequence ATGTACACACTTTACTCTTTTGGCACTCCTAATGGTATTAAACCAACCATTATACTGGAAGAGCTATCCCAGCCTTATACGATCCAATTAATTGATATTTCCAAAGGCGAGCAATTTAATCCAGAATTTTTAAAAATTTCACCAAATAATAAAATCCCCGTTTTGTATGATTCCCAGGAAGATTTTTATCTGTTTGAGAGTGTTGCCATTTTGCAATATCTTGCTGAAAAACATGGAAAATTCCTACCTAGTACACTACAAGCCAAATACACGATTTTACAGTGGTGTTATTTTCAAGCAGCACACATTGGCCCAATGTTTGGTCAATTAGGGCATTTCCACCGCGCAGCTCCTGAGCAGATTCCGTATGCGCTAAAACGTTATACAGATGAATGCGATCGTTTGTTATCCGTGATGGAAAAACAATTAATCAAGCGCCCATTTATTGGGGGAGATGACTATACGATTGCAGATATGGCTATTTGGCCCTGGATTTATTGTTTCCAGGTGATTTACAAACAAACTATAGATACGCAAAGATTCACTCATCTGCTGGCATGGTATCAACGTCTAGGTGAGCGTACTGCGGTGCAAGCTGCGCTAAAGGCCTATGAGTTATCCATGGAAGGTAAAATTTAG